The proteins below come from a single Cannabis sativa cultivar Pink pepper isolate KNU-18-1 chromosome 3, ASM2916894v1, whole genome shotgun sequence genomic window:
- the LOC115708870 gene encoding ribonuclease MRP protein subunit POP4: MSSDTTPRDQMKRSLVALERRFAAAKADLVVQQQKKDIKYGKEPRCIGSSSMAPTTTIAPSKKGNFTFSGHAPSEEVDKNDKAYIKLSQTVHENLLTTNIEGISSREESKVDHILHELLQNGDSAHKYMQGSRNKRIDNWILLDNYVHGRSISTGSRIRALRMHSKRSKKHMSMKQHKKHGSLDLPQEFHKFENFKPMHELWKGYMTQLLKSSGKNQLAQCLLDADLHGAIILVAQCKIAAFTGVSGIMIRETAETFGIVTQDNKYRVVPKKVSVFILQVDCWKVTLHGDKLTSRISTMTNQF, from the exons ATGTCTAGTGACACAACTCCACGAGATCAAATGAAGCGTAGTTTGGTGGCCTTAGAGCGAAGGTTTGCAGCTGCGAAAGCTGATCTTGTTGTTCAGCAGCAAAAAAAGGATATAAAATATGGAAAAGAGCCTAGATGTATTGGTTCTTCTTCTATGGCTCCTACTACAACTATAGCCCCTTCTAAGAAAG GAAATTTCACCTTCTCAGGTCATGCTCCCTCAGAAG AGGTCGATAAAAATGATAAAGCATACATAAAACTCTCTCAAACCGTACATGAGAATCTGTTGACAACCAATATTGAGGGG ATTTCTAGCAGAGAAGAAAGCAAAGTTGATCATATTTTGCATGAACTTCTTCAAAATGGTGATTCAGCTCATAAGTACATGCAAGGATCCAGAAACAAAAGAATTGACAATTGGATTCTCCTGGATAATTATGTCCATGGACGAAGTATATCTACTGGTTCTCGTATAAGAGCTTTGCGAATGCACTCGAAGCGTTCAAAAAAACACATGTCCatgaaacaacataaaaaacatGGGTCACTTGATTTGCCTCAAGAGTTCCATAA atttgaaaactttaaacCAATGCACGAGCTTTGGAAAGGTTACATGACACAACTTCTTAAAAGTAGTGG GAAAAATCAGTTGGCTCAGTGTCTTCTGGATGCGGATTTACATGGTGCTATTATTTTAG TTGCCCAGTGTAAAATAGCTGCTTTCACTGGAGTGAGTGGTATCATGATTCGTGAAACTGCAGAAACATTTGGGATTGTTACACAAGATAACAAATACCGAG TTGTACCGAAAAAGGTCTCAGTCTTTATACTCCAAGTAGATTGTTGGAAGGTTACATTGCACGGAGACAAACTCACTTCAAGAATTTCTACCATGACCAACCAATTTTGA